Proteins encoded by one window of Flavobacterium sp. N502540:
- a CDS encoding alpha-galactosidase, translated as MKKILFLLVLTFLFCKVNAQEEQIQIETQNTALILKVGKNGLLYQSYLGTKLRDNSGYNVVSKESTKTFVVNDGNPLVNLRHQAYPTFGTENLFEPAIRMTHNDGNPSLELKYVSHSTQKLDVNTTETIIKLKDPVYPVEVTLHYKAFYNENTIEQWTEIVHHEKKPVMLYNYASSMLHFDADHYWLTQFHGDWAKEARMQESELTSGTKVIDSKLGVRTDMYQTPVFFLSLNAKANENSGELVAGTIAWSGNFKFAFELDNKNSLRISSGINPFASEYNLQPGKVFTTPSFIYTFSNKGKGQASRNLHSWAKKYGVKDGEKSRLTLLNNWETTFFNFDEKKLTDMFADSKTLGVDMFLLDDGWFGNKYPRSGDKSGLGDWQATKTKLPNGIGFLMQEAEKTGIKFGIWIEPEMVNPKSELYEKHLDWVLKLPNRPESYYRTQLVLDLCNPQVQDFVFKTVDDIMQTKQGVAFFKWDCNRMMTNAYSAYLKNQQSHLFIEYTRGLYKVLDRIKTKYPNLPMMLCAGGGGRTDYGLLQYFTEFWASDNTDPFNRVFIQWGYSQFFPAFSICNHVTSWGNQSIKFKTDVAMMGKLGFDINVKELKEKELKYCQEAVANYKRLSPVIWHGDLYRMISPYEESRAVLMYVNESKSKAVLFSYTLHPLYDPQYNPVRFQGLDPNKTYKVEEINLMPEAKKSVEESGESFTGDYLMNVGLRVSSSKAETSVVLEITEL; from the coding sequence ATGAAAAAAATACTATTTCTACTAGTCCTTACATTTCTGTTTTGCAAAGTTAATGCGCAGGAAGAACAAATTCAGATCGAAACTCAAAATACGGCTTTGATTTTAAAGGTAGGAAAGAACGGTTTGCTTTATCAATCTTATTTAGGGACAAAACTAAGAGATAATTCAGGATACAATGTGGTTTCGAAAGAGAGTACAAAAACATTTGTCGTTAACGACGGAAATCCGCTGGTCAATTTAAGGCATCAGGCTTACCCGACTTTTGGAACAGAGAATTTGTTTGAACCCGCAATTCGAATGACTCATAATGACGGTAATCCCTCTCTGGAATTAAAGTATGTAAGCCATAGTACACAAAAACTAGATGTTAATACGACTGAAACTATTATCAAACTTAAAGATCCTGTATATCCGGTAGAAGTTACACTGCATTATAAGGCTTTTTATAACGAGAATACAATAGAACAATGGACTGAAATTGTACACCATGAAAAGAAACCGGTTATGTTATACAATTATGCGTCATCAATGCTGCATTTTGATGCCGATCATTATTGGCTGACTCAATTTCACGGAGACTGGGCTAAAGAAGCTCGCATGCAGGAAAGTGAATTAACGAGTGGTACGAAGGTAATTGACTCGAAATTAGGGGTTCGTACCGATATGTATCAAACACCGGTTTTCTTTCTGTCTTTAAATGCTAAAGCCAATGAGAATTCGGGTGAGCTTGTAGCAGGAACGATTGCCTGGTCCGGAAATTTTAAGTTTGCTTTTGAATTGGATAATAAAAATTCGCTTCGAATCAGTTCCGGAATCAATCCGTTTGCTTCTGAGTATAATCTTCAGCCCGGAAAAGTATTTACAACACCTTCTTTTATTTATACTTTTTCGAATAAAGGGAAGGGGCAGGCGAGTAGAAACCTGCATTCATGGGCCAAAAAGTACGGAGTGAAAGATGGAGAAAAATCCCGTCTGACCTTATTGAACAATTGGGAAACAACCTTCTTCAATTTTGATGAAAAAAAATTGACCGATATGTTTGCTGATTCCAAAACGTTGGGCGTTGACATGTTCTTGCTGGATGATGGCTGGTTTGGAAATAAATATCCAAGAAGCGGCGATAAATCAGGACTTGGAGATTGGCAGGCTACTAAAACAAAGCTGCCAAATGGTATTGGTTTCCTGATGCAGGAGGCTGAAAAAACAGGAATAAAGTTCGGAATTTGGATCGAACCCGAAATGGTGAATCCGAAAAGTGAATTGTATGAGAAACATCTGGATTGGGTATTGAAATTGCCCAATCGACCGGAAAGTTATTACCGTACCCAATTGGTTTTAGATTTATGTAATCCGCAGGTGCAGGATTTCGTATTCAAAACAGTAGACGATATTATGCAGACAAAACAAGGGGTAGCTTTCTTTAAATGGGATTGCAACAGAATGATGACTAATGCTTATTCTGCCTATCTGAAAAATCAGCAATCACATTTGTTCATTGAATACACCAGAGGTTTGTATAAAGTTTTGGACCGTATTAAAACGAAATATCCAAATTTACCCATGATGCTTTGTGCCGGAGGAGGAGGCAGAACCGATTACGGATTACTTCAATATTTTACAGAGTTTTGGGCAAGCGACAATACCGATCCTTTCAACAGAGTATTCATACAATGGGGATATTCGCAGTTTTTTCCCGCCTTCTCAATTTGTAACCATGTGACCTCTTGGGGAAATCAATCCATCAAATTCAAAACTGATGTAGCGATGATGGGTAAATTAGGTTTTGATATTAATGTAAAAGAACTGAAAGAAAAAGAATTGAAATATTGCCAGGAAGCCGTAGCCAATTACAAACGATTGAGTCCGGTAATTTGGCATGGCGACCTGTACCGAATGATTTCTCCTTATGAGGAAAGCCGTGCCGTATTAATGTATGTGAACGAGTCAAAAAGCAAAGCGGTTTTGTTCTCCTACACGCTTCATCCGCTTTATGATCCCCAATATAATCCGGTTCGTTTTCAAGGTTTAGATCCAAATAAAACCTATAAAGTGGAAGAAATAAACCTAATGCCCGAAGCAAAGAAATCAGTCGAAGAATCCGGAGAATCTTTTACGGGAGATTATTTAATGAATGTTGGTTTACGGGTTTCTTCGTCTAAGGCCGAAACCAGCGTTGTTCTCGAAATTACTGAATTGTAG
- a CDS encoding heavy-metal-associated domain-containing protein, whose translation MNSITKLLMAMSLLLSVTFASAQIKNKTTEKVKVNGNCSMCKKVIETAANVNKEAKVIWNEDTKIATITYDAQKTNLDSILKRIADAGYDNEKFTAPNAVYDELHGCCQYDREPGDKKQSTSSSHH comes from the coding sequence ATGAACTCAATAACAAAATTATTGATGGCAATGTCTCTATTACTATCAGTTACTTTCGCCAGCGCTCAAATTAAAAATAAAACCACTGAAAAAGTAAAAGTAAACGGTAACTGCAGCATGTGCAAAAAAGTGATCGAAACTGCCGCAAACGTTAATAAAGAAGCCAAAGTAATCTGGAACGAAGACACCAAAATCGCTACTATTACTTACGATGCTCAAAAAACGAATCTTGATTCCATTCTAAAACGCATAGCTGATGCAGGATACGATAATGAAAAATTTACGGCTCCAAATGCGGTTTATGACGAACTACATGGATGTTGTCAATACGACAGAGAACCAGGCGATAAAAAACAAAGTACTTCATCGTCACATCATTAA